In Tenebrio molitor chromosome 1, icTenMoli1.1, whole genome shotgun sequence, the sequence acgAGATCTCCACTGCAAGCGAAGACACCTTCCTGCAGTCTCTCAAAGATCTCGACAACAAGAACTACTTCAAGAATCACAGAGGTATGAGGCTCAACTTGAAAGGAAACAAGTTGACTTGTGTTCCAAAAGATCTGAGCAGGTTTCTAGTTGCGAAAGTTGTGACACTCAGAAAGAATCCCTTGACTTGTGAATGCCTCCAGAGGATTAACTCATGGTTACGCGACCACCCCAATATGAAGGTTTTATTAGATGGGAAACCTAGATGTAAATTACATTAAAGAGATAGAAAGAACTTTTTTGATGTACTAGTATATTGTTTGTGGTGATAGTCCAAATAAAGAGACAGTATTGTGTTTATTGCTGTGTTTCTGCATTTTTACCATTTCGACTCTCCTTGAAAAAGGTGTTAACACACATGCAGAATTGCTTGGGAAGACAAagacaaaataacaaaatatagAACCAAATTGTGATCAGAAAGCGTCCAGATCAGAAGTACCATCTAAGGTAAATCTAAATCAGAAAGGAACTACCAGCTCGAAAGTcgagatttttcaaactactTTTCCAGTGCCATCTATCCAAataatatcttttttatttagtcACGGAACATTTCCGTTATTACTTCGAATATAGTATCTTATTATCCGTACCATTAAGTTTTAATGACCccataaaatatttacgtggcattttaaatttcagatCTAACGAGGATGTCATTAAATGGAGAGTACCTGCTGGTTCTAACGATCTTTTGTTTCCTTGTACCCAAATCCACATGGGTACCACTTTTTAGACCACTTAAGTCTAGATTGTTTGTTTTAGTGCTAAATCTACCATCAAATTAACGCCTAGAATTATATACtttaaaactttttatggACCCATTTGGTCTCAATGGACACTTCGAAATGAATGTGTTATTGGTAAGGTACTTTCAAAATCGTTCTAGATGATAGATGAgataatttttagatttttctcGGTGTCTGTCATATCTGTATCATCACTGAAGCCTCTTTGTTCTCTGAGTATTTGAATCAGATCTACCAAAACGCCGAAGTTGTCGTAAATCTTCACATTGATGATGACGTTGATATTGCATCAGTACCAAAAATCGATGTCGTGACAAAACAAAAACCCAGGAGTGTGAAGAGACCACTAGCTTACGAGGTGGCTGATTACGACGACGACGGAACTAATTCTAATGAAGATGAAGCAACTGACAAGGAAGAAAGCACCAAGACTGAAACAACCGTGACAGAAGATACGACGGAGACTGCAACAACTGGTATTCATGCAAGTGGTACTGGTAGTACGACTGAAACAAACACCACGAGTACGACTGAGAGTACTGAGAGTGCAAATGTGACCAACAGTACTAAATCGGAAGAAAATTCTGCCAGTGCTGGTACTACAACACAAGGAACTGTTGAAGATATAAAAAGGGTTGACAAAATAGACATAGAGACTACAACAGAAGAATCTGGCAGTGATGGTACTACAACGGAAGTGACTGTTGAAAAGATGGCAAATAATTTCGAGAAAATAGAAGTAGAATCTGCAACAGAAGATTCTGCCGGTGATGGCACTCCGGCAGAAGTGACTGTTGAAAAGATAACAGAAAATATCGACAAGGTAGAAGTAGAGAGTGCAAAAGAAGATTCTGGCATTGATGGTACTACAACAGAAGTGACTGTTGAAAAGATAATCAAAAATGCCGAGAAAATAGATGTAGAGAGTGCAACAGAAGATTCTGACAGTGATGGCACTACGGCAGAAGTGACCGTTgaacatttaacaaaaagtgttgacaaaacaaaaatagagACTACAACAGAAGATTCTACCAGTGATGGTACAACAACAGAAGTGGCTGTTGAAAAGATAACAGAAAATGTCGACAAAATAGAAGTAAAAACTGCAACAGAAGATTCTGCCAGTGATGGTACTACGACAGAAGTGACTGTTGAaaaggtaataaaaaatattgagaAAATAGATATAGATACTGCAATAGAAGATTCTGACAGTGATGGCACTACGGCAGAAGTGACCGTTgaacatttaacaaaaagtgttgacaaaataaaaaaagatggtACAACAGAAGATTCTACCCGTTATGGTACTACAACAGAAGTGGCTGTTGAAAAGATAACAGAAAATGTCGACAAAATAGAAGTAAAAACTGCAACAGAAGATTCTGCCAGTGATGGTACTACGACAGAAGTGACTGTTGAaaaggtaataaaaaataatgagaaaatagATATAGATACTGCAATAGAAGATTCTGGCAGTGATGGAACTACGGCAGAAGTGACCGTTGAACATTTAACACAAAATGTTGCGAAAATAGAAATAGATACTGCAACAGAAGATTCTGCCAGTGATGGCACTACAACAGAAGTGGCTGTTgaaaagataataaaaaatgttgagaaAATAGAAGTAGATACTTCAACAGAAAATTCTGCCAGTGATGGCACTACAGCAGAAGTGACTGTTGAAGATTTAACAGAAattgttgacaaaaaaaaaaatgagactACAACAGAAGATTCTGCCAGTGATGGTACAACAACAGAAGTGGCTGTTGAAAAGAAAACAGAAGATGTCGACAAAATAGAAGTAAAAACTGCAACAGAAGATTCTGGCAGTGATGGTACTACAACAGAAGTGACTGttgaaaacataataaaaaatattgagaAAATAGATATAGATACTGCAATAGAAGATTCTGCCAGTGATGGCACTACGGCAGAAGTGACCGTTgaacatttaacaaaaagtgttgacaaaataaaaaaagatggtACAACAGAAGATTCTACCGGTTATGGTACTACAACAGAAGTGATTGTTgaaaagataataaaaaatgttgagaaAATAGAAGTAGATACTGCAACAGAAAATTCTGCCAGTGATGGCACTACGGCAGAAGTGACTGTTGAAGATTTAACAGAAAGTgttgacaaaataaaaatagaaaccTCAACAAGAGTTTTTGCAAGTGATGGTTCTATAACAGAAGTGACTGCTGAAAAGATAACAGAAAATGTCGagaaaatagaattaaaaactGCAACAGAAGATTCTGCCAGTGATGGTACTACGACAGAAGTGACTGTTgaaaagataataaaaaatatcgagAAAATAGATGTAGATACTGCAATAGAAGATTCTGCCAGTGATGGCACTACAACAGAAGTGGCTGTTgaaaagataataaaaaatgttgagaaAATAGAAGTAGATACTGCAACAGAAAATTCTGCCAGTGATGGCACTACAGCAGAAGTGACTGCtgaaaaaataacagaaaatgtcgggaaaatagaattaaaaactGCAACAGAAGATTCTGCCAGTGATGGTACTACAACAGAAGTGGCTGTTGAAAAGATAGTAAAAAATGTCGAGAAAATAGAAGTAGATACTGCAACAGAAGATTCTGCCAGTGATGGCACTACAACAGAAGTGGCTGTTGAAAAGATAACAGAAAATGTCGACAAAATAGAAGTGAAAACTGCAACAGAAGATTCTGCCAGTAATAGTACTACGACAGAAGTGACTATTGAaaaggtaataaaaaatattgagaAAATAGATATAGATACTGCAATAGAAGATTCTGCCAGTGATGGCACTACGGCAGAAGTGACCGTTgaacatttaacaaaaagtgttgacaaaataaaaaaagatggtACAACAGAAGATTCTACCAGTTATGGTACTACAACAGAAGTGACTGTTgaaaagataataaaaaatgttgagaaAATAGAAGTAGATACTGCAACAGAAAATTCTGCCAGTAATGGCACTACGCTAGAAGTGACTGTTGAAGATTTAACAGAAAGTgttgacaaaataaaaatagaaaccTCAACAAAAGTTTCTGCAAGTGATGGTTCTATAACAGAAGTGACTGCTGAAAAGATAACAGAAAATGTCGagaaaatagaattaaaaactGCAACAGAAGATTCTGCCAGTGATGGTACTACGACAGAAGTGACTGTTgaaaagataataaaaaatatcgagAAAATAGATGTAGATACTGCAATAGAAGATTCTGCCAGTGATGGCACTACGGAAGAAGTGACCGTTGAACATTCAACAACAAGTattgacaaaataaaaaaagaggcTACAACAGAAGATTCTGTCAGTGATGATACTACAACAGAAGTGACTGTTGAAAAGATAGTAAAAAATGTCGAGAAAATAGATGTAGATATTTCAACAGGAAATTCTGTCAGTGATGGCACTACGGCAGAAGTGACTGTTGAAGATTTAACAGAAAGTgttgacaaaataaaaatagagaCTACAACAGAAGGTTCTACCAGTGATGGTAATAGAACAGATGTGACTGTtgaaaatataacaaaaaatgaCGAGAAAATAGAAGTAGAGCCTGCAATAGAAGATTCTGCCAATGATGGCACTACAACAGTAGCGACTGTTGAAGATTTAATAGAAAATGttgacaaaataaaagtagAAACTACAACAGAAGATTCTGCAAGTAGTGGTACTACAACGGAAGTGATTGTTAACAAGATAACAGAAAATGtccacaaaataaaagtagATACTGCAACAGAAGATTCTGTCACTGATGGTACCACAACAGAAGCGACTGTTGAGAAGATAGCAGAAAATGTGGACAAAGTAGAAATAGAGACTACAACAGAAAATAGAAAAGGTATTGAATCAGAAGACGATATCACTACTTTTAAAACCACAACAAAAAGTGCAACAGAAAtagaaaacaatttaacgactTCGATTACTACAGAAAGTAAAATagagaaagaagaaaatatagaagaaaaagaaaacactaCATCTGTTAAGGAGACAACAGAAGTagaaaacaaagaaacagATGAGCATGGTGGAGACGGTGAAACCGACTACGGAACAGAAACAGTTAAAGAGATATCAGAAAAAGATTCAAATGCAGCTCCGGAAGAAAATATGATTCCCACAGAAGGTGCAACGACCATCATACCACCTTCAAATCGCAGTGAACTTGTCGACGATGTCAATATATCAAAAATAGTAACGTACAAACCTTTTCCCGCCAATTACGAGCATCAAGACGAATTCGAGGATTTCGCCGGGTACGTTTCCAGAATCATtgacaatttaacaaaaactcCTTTTTCAGTGTTGCCGCATTCTACAATATCACACTGAAGTTTTGCACCCCGACCCACTGCGCCACCATCTTCGTCGAGACAGCCGCCACTCTAGGCAACGAAGTACCAAATGACACGATCTCCATCCAAGCGATCAGCGGACTAGTCCCAAACCTCATACCCAAATCCGTCACAAATCTACCCCACCTCGAACACCTGTCACTGAACGGTGTCGGCATCGAAATCATCGAAATGAACGGTTTCGACCGTCTCCCAAACCTGAGAAACCTGTCACTGCAGAATAACGAGCTGGTCCTCATCGAGAACTACATCTTTTCAGATCTCCACAGCCTGGAAGAGCTGCACTTGGAGAACAACTACATCGTCGCCATCGGCGCCTACGCGTTCGGTGACTTGTTCAATCTCGTCGCTCTTTTCCTCAGTCACAACCAACTGACAGAGTACGACTCTGAGTGGTTCGGCAACAACCCCAGACTAGCCGAAATCTACTTGGACCGCAACTTCGTCACCAAAATACCCCCGCTCGCTTTTGCCCACCAGACCTTGGGCACGAAGAGCATCATCAATTTTGACCACAACCAAATCACCGAGATCAGCGCCGATTTGTTTGAAGCGGAGTTGACCAACGCGGCCTGGTCCGTCAGCTTGAAGCACAACAACATCTCTTGCATGGACGGCAACTTCGGGACGTTCTTCACGGGGATGTTCGTCTACCTAGACGAAAACCCTTTGACTTGCAACTGTCTCCAAAGGATAGTCGACTACACCAAACACAACGAACACTCAGGAGTGTCCTTCACGAAGAACGACGCCTGCCACATCACCTGGTCGTAAAGTGAAGAGTTTTTTGTTAGGAgtagttttaaataaaacatttgacaCATGTAAacatatatatattttgaaaaaactacATCTCGTATCACATACATTTTCAAGGTGTACTGATTAAAACaagaaagaataaataaatagtacTACTAGATTAGAAAAATTatagaaattgataaatcGAGAGACAGAGAATATGGCACAGAGGAAATTACTCTCATTAGAAGCCGTCTAGATCTAGTTGCTTCTGGCGTACTGTCAAAAACTTGCCTAGATTGTTGAAACACGAAATAATCTTCTTTGTTACGTTTAGAATTAGAAGTAAATTGAAAGAATGAAGTAACTACCCCTTGATTCAAGCTACGTGGTCCCGACTCCTCAACATGGTCATATTTTCTGCCATAATTGACAAACTATCAGGTACTACAACATTAATAACATCTAACAAGAATGAATAATTCGGTATGTCTTTTCCCctagaaaaatatgtttctctCGTTAAAATCTCTCTCTTGAATAGTGAACCAGCTTTGCAGCAGAGCTTAGTCTTATTGATAATTATCTAACAACTTGGGAACAAATCTTAACTAACAAGAGTACGCTGGCACTACTCTATGTGCCCTTATTGTTGAAGCTGACCACCGACCTCAGCTTCTTCCTGATCTTGGGCGAGGTCCACTTGCTCGCGTGTCCCGTCATGGGGTTGAGGTCGTTGGGGGAGACACCCTCGTCGACGTCATCAGCTTCGGTCTTGATTTCCATTTTCTACCCCAGACAATTTAAAATGGTACCTAGATTGTCGATTCAGTACCAACCTGCACGATCAGCCTCAAAAACTGCTGTTGCGTCTCCAGAGCCGTGGTGATCTCCTTCAGCTTCCTCTTGGTCTTGTCCAGTTCGTTGACGACGTAGTCCTCCCCGCTCTCCATCACCATGTCGAGAcctttaaaaatcaagtgagcAAGAACGGACGCGTGCCGCGGTACTGATAGAGTGAACAGATGGAGTCGCAAAAAAGCAGAGTCATGCATTCATGCACCAGTGAAAAAGgacaacaaaaaagtaaacaaaaggGTTTGGAAGATGGattgaaaaatatacatatacgTGCGCCTACCATGAGATCGCCATCTTGATCTGTAAGACTGTCTGTATTTGTTGGTCCCTGTAATAAAAACATGCTACAACTCGACTTTTGTGCTTTGTATAGTGACCTCTATTGCAAGCTTTATTAAAGCTCAAGACCGGCGAGTCTCAGCTCAAGTGACTCGTCCTCGTCAGTACTAAGCGTCCATTAGcttcaaagtaaaaaaatagattGATAGAATTGTAATAAAGCATGCAAATTGGCATATGGTGGATGAAAAAGTGACTTACCCTCGTCTGAGAAGGGGTTACCGAACCATTTGCGTAAGATGGAGTCGAAGAAGCCCAGTTTGCACTTGGTATCGTTCGGGTACTCGATCAGTTCGCCCTTGTCGACGCGCTCCAAAAGCATCTTCGGCAGTTTTCGTTCGAGCTCGGTGTGCAGCACCACCTGCAAAAATCAGTACCCGACTGGTACCTGTCGCCAAAACACTCAAATCTTCTGGTACTACCTGCATGGCGAGTCTCTTCAACTGTGCGTTCCTGCGTACCGACTCGATATCCCCGACGGCCAAACCGATGAGCAGGTTCATGAGGAGGATGGGCATCAGTACCATGAACAGTCCCAGGATGAAGAAAGCGGGGATTGGGAAGGGCAGAAACATTCTCTCCTCCTCGGTCGTGAGATAGTACGGCTTGACGTAAGTACCGAGAAAGTCGATTTCGCCGAGCATCATCGAGAAGGTGCGCACCAGACTCATGGGTATGGTCTTGAAGGAGAGGTGGTCTCCCTGGAAAACAACTCGGTACTGAACGATCAAGCTCGCCGAGTACTCACCCTTGACAGTAGGATGTAGAAGGCCAGTCCGAACGCGATGATCAGGATTGAGAAGACCATGAGTACTTTGATGAGTGTCTGTAATATCTCGAGGAACATCACCACGTAGATCCCGACTTGGTCGAAGCGTTGCAGAAGGAGGAGAAGATTGAACCAGCTGAGGAACACGGTAACTGACGCGCAAGAGAACTGGAGTTCGTACATGGTACCCCAGAAGATGGGCAGGACCATGACAATCGCAGCCGAGTAGAGTATCCACGTGACCAGATTGATGGGGTCCATGAAATACATATACTTTTGTTGGTACATCTGGATCATCTCCCGTATGGTGTTGATGATTATGTAGCTGATGATGGCCACAGCACTCATGTACATCACTGGGGTGATCTTCACATTCAAAATGTTGGACTTGCTGAGGCTGACGTACTCCTGCAAAAAACCCACAGTTCTTGGTACCAAAACTGCTGGTGGTACTCACATCGTGGGTCAGATTGACAGTACTGTTCATATTCGGTTGCTCTTCGTGCCGCATAATCTCGTACGAGAAACAGGTGACGAAGAAGAGGAAAATACTGTAGAAGAGAACGTTGGCAAGATGGAAGTACTTCCCGTACGAGTTCCATTTCATCTGTAGGTACTTCTGACTGAGAGGGTGCGCGAGGAGTTCGACTCTTCCGTGCGACACCATCGCCTGAAAAAAATCGATAGTACCAAAATACAAGTACTTTGTGGTACCCGTACGTTGAGAGCTGGTAGCGGGATGGGTTTGGATATGGTCAAGGCGTCTCCGGTCTTGTGGTCCATATCGGCGTAAAACTGGGAGCACTGCAAAGCCGAGAAATTGTACTTGATCTGAAAGAAAACAAGTGAGTGTCCCTCTAACTGTCCAGACCTGAACCTACGTAAAACGACTTGGAATCTTTCTTGCAATTAGCTTTGGTGATGCACTTGTCTTGCACCGCTTCGAACACTCTCGGCATTGACGCGATCAGCGCCAGCGTGACGTACGGATGCTTGCTGGACTTCAAAGACATGACCTCTTGCGCCCTGTCCTCGTGAGTCACCATCGCCAAAGCCGCCTCCGGAAACTTGTAATAGATGGCGTAGTCGATAGCGCTCATCTCCATGTGGTTGTACAGAAGCTTGCAGTTCACCGACAAAAGGAGCGCAATCGCGTTGGGTTTGTTCTCCATGGTGGCCAGATGCAAAGCAGTGTTGCCGTCTTTGTCCGTTTGGTCTAGAAGGTGCGAGTGTACGGACAGCAGCAGTTCAATTGTTTGAGTGTAGCCGTTCATGGCTGCCAGATGTAGAGGGTTACGCCCGTTGTGGTCACGGTGAAGCAGAGCTCCTCTGTTGAGGAGGAGCTGCACCACTCTAGTGTGGCCTTGTTTGGAGGCGATGTGCAGAGGAGTGAGACCTTCTCCGTCGCTTTCGTTGATGATGAAGGTACCCTTTTCGGAGTCTAACAACTGGCGAGCCGTGTTGTAGCGACCGTATCTGCAAAATACGATTCTAGAAGAATTCTAGGGGGATTCTAGCTTCACCTTGCGGCGAAATGTAGAGGGCTTtcgttgttgttgtttttgagGTTGATGGTGGCTCCCAAACGGATCAGATTTTCGAGACTTCTTATGTGTCCTTCTCTGCTGGCGTAGTGCAAGGGGGAGCATCCGTTGATGTCCTTCTCGTTGAGCAACTGTAGAAGACTGCACTGCGACTTGGTCTGAGAGAAGAGCAGCATTGGTTGATTTTACGTTAGAGAAATACATTGAAAAAACGTCGATTTATAACGTATTAAAAACGTTAAATCAGATACGAGTATGATCTTGGAAATGGTTGTTTGATCGTAAGAAAATTACATTACGTGAAAACGTTTCCACACTACGTATCAAAAACGTATTAATTTCCCAAAAATGCaacgtcgattggtcgattaTAATCAACGGTTTTTCAACGTTTTCTTTTATGTACTTAGAACAATAGAAAGCTGTTTATATAAGATAATTTGTTGTAGCAACACGTGTGTCCCCATTGATTTTAATTGAGTATCAACAAATTCCTCATCATTCTCCCCCAATTAAGATAATTGAAAGCTAAAATCACGTCGGCCGTGATTGGTGCCCTTTCAACCACAGAGCGCTCCCGCCGCCTGTACTGAATGAAAGAGCGATTACCTTGCTTACTTCGGTGGCGAACTGCTCCAGCCGCCCCCCGTTCATCACCACTAGATGCAAGACATTCCGCCTGTTGACGTCTTTGATATTGATGTCAGCCCCCAGTCTGATCAACGCGTGGACGGTCCTCCAGCCGCCTCTGAGGGCGGCGAGGAGGAGCGGCGAGCGCTTCTCCTTATCCATGGGGTTGATATCGGCGCCCTCGGCGACCAGAAACTCCACGATCTCGGGGTGGTCGAACATGGCGGCGCAATGCAGCGGCGTCATCTGCACAAAAAAGTGTTGAAGCTCAAATCTTCACATTTAACTCCTCCGGACCTTCTGGACGTCGCACGAGGCCAAGCAGGGCAGCTTCTCCTCGGGCTGCATCTTGAACATCAGCTTGACGATGTCCGTGGCCCCCTGGGCGCACGCCAGGTGCACGGGGGTGGACAAGTCGTGCTGCTGCGTGGAGATCTTCGCCCCCGAACGCAAGCACAACTCCACGGCCTTGATGTCGCCTCCGTGGACCGCCGAGTGGAGCGGCACGTTGCCCTCCGAGTCGTAGAACGAGATCATTTCTTCGCGGGAGCACCCGCGGGACTCCCCCCACTGGAGGAAGATCTCCAAGGTCTTGGAGGAGGCGTTTTTCGCCGCCTCGTGGATGGGGTAGTAGCCGTTGTTGCAGGGGCGGCGGGGACAAGCGTCGAAAACGGATATCTACAAAAGCAAGTAGTGGCTCGAATGTGACCATCGGTCGGGGGAGACTTACCAAAATCCTGGCGCACTCTTCGTGGTCGTAGATGGCGGCGATGTGGAGGGCGGTTCGACCGTGCTCGCCCCCTTGCAGGATGTCGATCTTCTCCTTGTGCCGCCCCATCA encodes:
- the TrpA1 gene encoding transient receptor potential cation channel subfamily A member 1 isoform X5, with protein sequence MAVCGPVRTAKQWSKLLRFQTFYKKPSVQEINELMAVAECGNLETFQRLYFADTSRLGIKDSRGRTAGHQAAAKNKINILQFILSQGGDLNSQDNAGNTPLHVAVEHESLDAVDFLLQAGVMTNILNEKKQAAIHLVTELNKVAVLEVMGRHKEKIDILQGGEHGRTALHIAAIYDHEECARILISVFDACPRRPCNNGYYPIHEAAKNASSKTLEIFLQWGESRGCSREEMISFYDSEGNVPLHSAVHGGDIKAVELCLRSGAKISTQQHDLSTPVHLACAQGATDIVKLMFKMQPEEKLPCLASCDVQKMTPLHCAAMFDHPEIVEFLVAEGADINPMDKEKRSPLLLAALRGGWRTVHALIRLGADINIKDVNRRNVLHLVVMNGGRLEQFATEVSKTKSQCSLLQLLNEKDINGCSPLHYASREGHIRSLENLIRLGATINLKNNNNESPLHFAARYGRYNTARQLLDSEKGTFIINESDGEGLTPLHIASKQGHTRVVQLLLNRGALLHRDHNGRNPLHLAAMNGYTQTIELLLSVHSHLLDQTDKDGNTALHLATMENKPNAIALLLSVNCKLLYNHMEMSAIDYAIYYKFPEAALAMVTHEDRAQEVMSLKSSKHPYVTLALIASMPRVFEAVQDKCITKANCKKDSKSFYIKYNFSALQCSQFYADMDHKTGDALTISKPIPLPALNAMVSHGRVELLAHPLSQKYLQMKWNSYGKYFHLANVLFYSIFLFFVTCFSYEIMRHEEQPNMNSTVNLTHDEYVSLSKSNILNVKITPVMYMSAVAIISYIIINTIREMIQMYQQKYMYFMDPINLVTWILYSAAIVMVLPIFWGTMYELQFSCASVTVFLSWFNLLLLLQRFDQVGIYVVMFLEILQTLIKVLMVFSILIIAFGLAFYILLSRGDHLSFKTIPMSLVRTFSMMLGEIDFLGTYVKPYYLTTEEERMFLPFPIPAFFILGLFMVLMPILLMNLLIGLAVGDIESVRRNAQLKRLAMQVVLHTELERKLPKMLLERVDKGELIEYPNDTKCKLGFFDSILRKWFGNPFSDEGTNKYRQSYRSRWRSHGLDMVMESGEDYVVNELDKTKRKLKEITTALETQQQFLRLIVQKMEIKTEADDVDEGVSPNDLNPMTGHASKWTSPKIRKKLRSVVSFNNKGT
- the TrpA1 gene encoding transient receptor potential cation channel subfamily A member 1 isoform X4, yielding MPNLMHLLQMARSWRIDAEEPATRIGSSTPIITVLPSVEVPEKIHIYPEDKAEAPEQDRTRPNPINWLMFSIRSILPSSGEKGVPGSPSELQNMLPSSVKVHRLSNAAKPPEDNGGICLMTESPFRILRVAECGNLETFQRLYFADTSRLGIKDSRGRTAGHQAAAKNKINILQFILSQGGDLNSQDNAGNTPLHVAVEHESLDAVDFLLQAGVMTNILNEKKQAAIHLVTELNKVAVLEVMGRHKEKIDILQGGEHGRTALHIAAIYDHEECARILISVFDACPRRPCNNGYYPIHEAAKNASSKTLEIFLQWGESRGCSREEMISFYDSEGNVPLHSAVHGGDIKAVELCLRSGAKISTQQHDLSTPVHLACAQGATDIVKLMFKMQPEEKLPCLASCDVQKMTPLHCAAMFDHPEIVEFLVAEGADINPMDKEKRSPLLLAALRGGWRTVHALIRLGADINIKDVNRRNVLHLVVMNGGRLEQFATETKSQCSLLQLLNEKDINGCSPLHYASREGHIRSLENLIRLGATINLKNNNNESPLHFAARYGRYNTARQLLDSEKGTFIINESDGEGLTPLHIASKQGHTRVVQLLLNRGALLHRDHNGRNPLHLAAMNGYTQTIELLLSVHSHLLDQTDKDGNTALHLATMENKPNAIALLLSVNCKLLYNHMEMSAIDYAIYYKFPEAALAMVTHEDRAQEVMSLKSSKHPYVTLALIASMPRVFEAVQDKCITKANCKKDSKSFYIKYNFSALQCSQFYADMDHKTGDALTISKPIPLPALNAMVSHGRVELLAHPLSQKYLQMKWNSYGKYFHLANVLFYSIFLFFVTCFSYEIMRHEEQPNMNSTVNLTHDEYVSLSKSNILNVKITPVMYMSAVAIISYIIINTIREMIQMYQQKYMYFMDPINLVTWILYSAAIVMVLPIFWGTMYELQFSCASVTVFLSWFNLLLLLQRFDQVGIYVVMFLEILQTLIKVLMVFSILIIAFGLAFYILLSRGDHLSFKTIPMSLVRTFSMMLGEIDFLGTYVKPYYLTTEEERMFLPFPIPAFFILGLFMVLMPILLMNLLIGLAVGDIESVRRNAQLKRLAMQVVLHTELERKLPKMLLERVDKGELIEYPNDTKCKLGFFDSILRKWFGNPFSDEGLDMVMESGEDYVVNELDKTKRKLKEITTALETQQQFLRLIVQKMEIKTEADDVDEGVSPNDLNPMTGHASKWTSPKIRKKLRSVVSFNNKGT